The Bdellovibrio bacteriovorus region CACAACTCATATCGGTCTTCCTGTGTTCAACACAGTGGCGGATGCGAAAGAAAAAACAGGCTGTAATGCGTCTGTGATTTTCGTTCCGCCTCCATTTGCAGCGGACTCTATCATGGAAGCCGTTGATGCTGAATTGGACCTTGTGATCTGTATCACTGAAGGCATTCCTGTTCTAGACATGGTGAAAGTGAAAAAATTCATGCAAGGTAAAAAGACTCGCTTGGTGGGTCCGAACTGCCCGGGCGTGATCACTCCAGGTGAATGTAAAATCGGTATCATGCCTGGTCACATTCACAAACCAGGTCGTATCGGCGTTCTTTCACGCTCTGGCACATTGACTTACGAAGCTGTTGGTCAATTGACGGCGTTGGGCCTTGGCCAATCTACTTGCGTAGGTATCGGTGGTGACCCAGTGAATGGAACAAACTTTATCGACGTTCTAGAGATGTACAACAAAGACAAAGACACTGACGCCGTGATCATGATCGGTGAAATCGGTGGATCTGCAGAAGAAGAAGCTGCAGAGTACATCAAACGTGAATTCAAAAAGCCAGTGACAGCGTTCATCGCAGGTGCAGCAGCTCCAGCAGGTAAACGTATGGGTCACGCTGGTGCAATCATCAGCGGCGGCAAAGGCACAGCAGAAGCGAAGTTCGAAGCTTTGATGTCTGCAGGCTGTAAGATTTCTCGCTCTCCAGCAGAGATGGGAATCACTTTGAAATCTATGTTGAAGTAATTTCTTCGCGATTAGGTTTAAAAATCAAAACCCACGGTGAAAACATCGTGGGTTTTTTTTCTTCCAAATAGAACCTACTTCTTAAGAGCCCATCTTAACCAAATCTA contains the following coding sequences:
- the sucD gene encoding succinate--CoA ligase subunit alpha — translated: MAILINKDTKVICQGFTGAQGTFHSEQAIAYGTKMVGGVTPGKGGTTHIGLPVFNTVADAKEKTGCNASVIFVPPPFAADSIMEAVDAELDLVICITEGIPVLDMVKVKKFMQGKKTRLVGPNCPGVITPGECKIGIMPGHIHKPGRIGVLSRSGTLTYEAVGQLTALGLGQSTCVGIGGDPVNGTNFIDVLEMYNKDKDTDAVIMIGEIGGSAEEEAAEYIKREFKKPVTAFIAGAAAPAGKRMGHAGAIISGGKGTAEAKFEALMSAGCKISRSPAEMGITLKSMLK